In Alphaproteobacteria bacterium, the sequence AACTTCATTAAATGTTACTTGAAGTTTGTCGCTTATCGTATCAGTGATTCCCCCTAGACTGAAATTTTTAATCAAATCATCAATTTTTTCTACGATCAGACCAAACTTCCTCTCAGCGGATTCACAAAACTTATTCACATCACTCATGCCTCTCTGATAAATCTCAGCCCCTCTCTCACGAAATTGATCCCAAACCCTTCCCATCCCGCATCCATTTTCTTCGTACTCTCCCATTGAATATCCATCGCCCGCCGCCAACAAAAAACCCGCAACAAAAACAGCTTTCATCATATACTTATATTTATTTATCATCATTCTGCACTCTCCAATATTGATTTGTTAATTGATTCATTAAATAGAGCCTCATTCCATATCACATACTGCCCCTCGCTTTCTGAAAGAATTATACCATTTTCAATAAATCTTCATGAGTTCGAGGCAATTTCTGGATTGCTTCTTCGGGCTTCGCCCTCCGCGCAATGACGTCGTCATGACGAACGAACGAAGTGAAGTGTGGCCATCCAGGAAACTCATGAAGATTTATTGAAAATGGTATTGGTTCAGGCAAAAAAATACCCCGTGTCCGATGATGAATCGAAGCACAGGGCAATTAGAGAGAGGCTCTCTTACAGGACAGAGGCTAAAAAGTACAAGGAAGCAGCTTACTCATGCCTACTCCACATCATCGCTTATATCCCCACAGCAACCAAAACATATCCATGGTTGTCACCCCAAACGCATACATCAATGGGGTGGAAAATGCATTGCTCGTGCTTGGTTTTGATACATCCGCACCCTTATCCAACAAAAGCCGCGCAATGGGCAGAGAACCCTTATCCACAGCATAATGCAGCGGAGTCATCCCATCACTACTCACCAGGTCCACCACCGCCAGATGGTCCAGCAAAACCTCCACAACTTTTATACGGCCGCTTGCCGCTGCCCAATGCAGGGCCGTTAATCCCTTGGAATCCACACGATTAATATCAGCCCCACCCTGGATTAAAGTCTTTATCACATCTGCACTGCCGTACAATGCCGCCACTTCAAGGGGGGATCCATCCTTAAGGATCAAATCGACCGTCGCGCCATGATCCAATAATGCCTTTGCCACAGCTGGCTTATTCAACATTGCGGACAAATGCAATGCTGACAGTCTCGCACACCCTACACCAAACTCATCAATCTTTGCGCCCCATCGTACCAAAACATCTACCAAATCGGGGCTATCAGACATTGCCGTCATCTGAAGTGCTGTCAATCCTTGATACCCAGGAAGACTAACATTTGCATGATGACGCAGCAAAACTTCCGCAACATCTGCATGATTATAATCTACAGCCATATGAAGGGCCGAGAGCCCATTAATAGGACTAACCGAATCAACCTTTGCACCATATTTCAATAAAATTTCTGTAATGCCCACATCGCCACGAGCAGCAGAAAATTGAAGCGCACTTGTTTTAATCTTTCCCGCCTTTAAATCAACTGTCGCACCACATCGCAACAAAGCCTCAACCCCTTCCATGCCCCCATATATCGCCCCCATATGAAGCGCTGCTACCCCATCAATTTGATCAACTTTCGCCCCACCCTTGCACAAGGCCTCCACCAAATTGGCACTATTGCGCATTGAAGCCACATGAAGAGCTGAAATAGTATAACTCCCATCGCTTGTAAGAATGTTAAGGGACAACAAAAGGTCCAGGCTACCCAAGTCACCATCATCTGCATTTTTGTAAAGACGTTCAAATTCCTGCAACGAAACATTTTCTTTTGTAATACTGTTCGTCATTTTAATAAGCATTGGTTTCTCATGGAACCCCAACTTCACTTCTTCACGTGATGATATGTATGATGCCTCCAAGCCCACACTTGATCCAAACAACGTCACAATAAACAAAAATAGCTGAAAAATTTTCCTTGCATTCTTTCTATAGAGCACAGTAATATCCACTTGATAAGTTCTTGTACTGATATTATGGGTATTTTTTGTCTCAAAAATCAATATTTTTTATGAATGGCACCGCGTAAACTAATACACCAAATCATCAGGTCTAATATAAAACATCTGAATCCTTATAATTTCCGGAATTCTATACAGACTTACCTTGTAATTATAACCAAGCACATCTAAACATAGAGAGGCTTCTTTAAAAAAGCCTGTAGGCCTGGCCATAATTATTCTCTTTTTTTCTTCCAGCAACTGAAGTCCCTCCGCAATAAAACTAGATTCCTCCACAACGCCGCCACCCATAACTTTTTCAAAAAATTCCCTAACTGGCTTAAGCACAAGATCTCCAGATTCATCCGCCGAATATCCATCACCCGCTGCCAATAAAATCCCAGCAACAAAAACCATTTTTACTATATATTTATTTATCATCATTCTGCACTCTCCAATATTGATTTGTTAATTGATTCATTAAATAGAGCCTCATTCCATATCACATACCGCTCCTCGCTTTCTGAAAGAATTATACCATTTTCAATAAATCTTCATGAGTTCGAGGCAATTTCTGGATTGCTTTGTCGGGGCTTCCTCCCTCCGCGCAATGACGTCGTCATGGCGAACGAACGAAGTGAAGTGTGGCCATCCAGGAAACTCATGAAGATTTATTGAAAATGGTATTGGTTCAGGCAAAAAAATACCCCGTGTCCGATGATGAATCGAAAGCACAGGGCAATTAGAGGGGGGATTCGGGATGTAGGTTAAAAGTACAGCTTACTCACAACCCCCTCCCCATCATCGCTTATATCCCCACAGCAACCTAAACATATCCATGGTTGTCACCCCAAACGCATGAACCAGTGGGGTCGACAACGCATAACTCGTGCTTGGTTTTGATACATCCGCACCCTTATCCAACAAAAGCCGCGCAATGGGTAAATAATTCTTATCCACAGCATAATACAGGGGTGTCAATCCCTTATTGCTGGCCAAATCAACTGCCGCCAGATGATCCAACAAAACCCCAACCATCTTTTCCTTCCCACGCATCACCGCCCAATGCAGAGGGGTTAATCCATCCTCATCCGGATGATCAATCGCTGCCCCACCTTGGATTAGGGCCACGGCCACATCCGCACTATCGAACCATGCAGCCATATGAAGCGGGCTTGATCCCATCTCCCCAATAAAATTGACGTTCGCACCATACTTCAATAAAAGCCTAGCCATATCGGCATAATCATATTGAGTCGCCATAAAAAGAGCTGTTCTTCCACCATAGGTATGATCAACCACCGCCCCACGTTTCAGCAAGACTTCTGCGCCTTTTAAAAAATTGTTTTCAACGGCGACAAGAAGTGGCCTTATCCCCACGCCATCACTACCCACATCTATCGTTGCATGATGATCTAATAAAAGATTAATGCCATCAACACTCTTCGCAACCACTGCCATATGAAGGGCAGAATAGCCAATGTCACCACAACCCAAATCAACCTTTGCACCATGGTGCAATAATTGAAACATGACACCTAGATGATTTTTGACTGAAGCCAGATAAAGAGGCGTCCATCCCTTGTCGCCCATCAAGTCAACCATCGCACCATTATCCAACAAAAACTCCGCAACCTCTGTGCAGCCATAACATGCAGAAATATGGAGCGGAGTCAAACCATTCTTAACGGCATCAAGCGCTATACCATGCCGAAACAAAATCTTTGCCACATTTACATGATTTTGACGTGTTGCATAATGGAGTAAAGCACTTTCACCTTCACATTGTTTCATAATATCGGGATCATATGCAAATAATCGCTCAACAAGATTGGCATCCCCCCTAAGGGCGGCCCACTCAAGAACTGTTGTTTTGCCAGAACTTTTCTGGGTTATCGTAACACACAAAGGCAACAATAAGCTTAAATCACTATCGGGATTATCTTTTGCCTCCCTGTAAATCTGTTCAAATTCTTGCACAGAAATATCTTGATTTGTGATGATATTTCTTGCCGTTACAAGCGTGGGCATGAGGGCATACAACTCTTCGATTGCGCAAAATGCGGGCACCACACCCAAACCCGCAATAAAACCGAAAGAAATCACACCTAACAAATAGCGTTGCAAAATTTCCCTTGCATTTTTATAACGATTCATTTTAACATCCACAGTGGTAGTCTAATAGATAATATTGTGGGTGTATATTGATCTGTTTTGCAAGGGATTTTCCAGGGCAATCGTTATGCCCCCTCACCCCATTCTTATAATACGATGCGGGGCCAGCAGCGCCTGAAACACGGTTTGATTTTGAATGCTGCTGTTCGCCCTGTTTTCATAAAAATCCGCCACACTCAGCAAAATCGCCTGCCGAATACTGGACGGAATGTGCTTTGGATAATCGCCATAGCCGGCGCGATAAATCACCTCCACCACGCCCAAGCTCCGCTGGCACACCAACTTTGGCAACGAATGCGCCGTCTCGATCATGTATCGTTTGATCGGATGCTTAATGTTATTGGGCCGCACGCTACAAACACTCAGGACCTCA encodes:
- a CDS encoding ankyrin repeat domain-containing protein, which produces MLIKMTNSITKENVSLQEFERLYKNADDGDLGSLDLLLSLNILTSDGSYTISALHVASMRNSANLVEALCKGGAKVDQIDGVAALHMGAIYGGMEGVEALLRCGATVDLKAGKIKTSALQFSAARGDVGITEILLKYGAKVDSVSPINGLSALHMAVDYNHADVAEVLLRHHANVSLPGYQGLTALQMTAMSDSPDLVDVLVRWGAKIDEFGVGCARLSALHLSAMLNKPAVAKALLDHGATVDLILKDGSPLEVAALYGSADVIKTLIQGGADINRVDSKGLTALHWAAASGRIKVVEVLLDHLAVVDLVSSDGMTPLHYAVDKGSLPIARLLLDKGADVSKPSTSNAFSTPLMYAFGVTTMDMFWLLWGYKR
- a CDS encoding head-tail connector protein; this translates as MLTLIKPAGIEVVSLEEVKAQLRLDHVYEDEYLLSLIQASTNLVEDYLGRSLISQTWQLIHHQLIEDGQKELTEIYLPRPSLIEVLSVCSVRPNNIKHPIKRYMIETAHSLPKLVCQRSLGVVEVIYRAGYGDYPKHIPSSIRQAILLSVADFYENRANSSIQNQTVFQALLAPHRIIRMG
- a CDS encoding ankyrin repeat domain-containing protein yields the protein MNRYKNAREILQRYLLGVISFGFIAGLGVVPAFCAIEELYALMPTLVTARNIITNQDISVQEFEQIYREAKDNPDSDLSLLLPLCVTITQKSSGKTTVLEWAALRGDANLVERLFAYDPDIMKQCEGESALLHYATRQNHVNVAKILFRHGIALDAVKNGLTPLHISACYGCTEVAEFLLDNGAMVDLMGDKGWTPLYLASVKNHLGVMFQLLHHGAKVDLGCGDIGYSALHMAVVAKSVDGINLLLDHHATIDVGSDGVGIRPLLVAVENNFLKGAEVLLKRGAVVDHTYGGRTALFMATQYDYADMARLLLKYGANVNFIGEMGSSPLHMAAWFDSADVAVALIQGGAAIDHPDEDGLTPLHWAVMRGKEKMVGVLLDHLAAVDLASNKGLTPLYYAVDKNYLPIARLLLDKGADVSKPSTSYALSTPLVHAFGVTTMDMFRLLWGYKR